In one window of Ruminococcus albus AD2013 DNA:
- a CDS encoding glycogen/starch/alpha-glucan phosphorylase, producing the protein MAKKAEKTISKEELKKQFIEILHNDFQTIPDEATDKQVYEALSKIVVGILKTKRRHFTMATQSAGKKKVYYLSMEFLMGRSLKTSLYNLEMNNQAKEMLKDLGISINGIYEQEPDAGLGNGGLGRLAACYLDALAADGYHATGYSICYEYGIFKQKLEDGWQTELPDNWLPGGSVWLVPSPTKAIEVRFDGELKEYWDNQYHCVTHENYTSVMAVPYDLYVSGYGSKAVSKLRLWKAEMASFDMPFFNKGDYAKALSKNIMSQAITKVLYPNDNHAEGKSLRLRQQYFLCAASIGDIVHQHMSVYGTLDNLHEKVAIHINDTHPTLAIPELMRILLDDCGYSWDKSWHIVQNTFAYTNHTVMPEALEKWDCNLLKSVCPRIFSIIIEINERYCRDLWERYRDEGKCSHMSIVENNKVKMATLCVHASHSVNGVAKIHSEIIKRETFKDEYLDTPTKFKNVTNGIAYRRWLYQSNEGLTELLREKIGDGFLKNAAELSKLAVFKNDEKVLNRLAEIKKENKEKFAKYVKSQYGVILNTESIFDVQVKRLHEYKRQQLNALNIIAQYNYLKANPNADFVPKTYIFAAKAAPGYYMAKQIIKLIWNISQELKKNDKLREKLNVIFLEDYNVSLSEILMPAADISEQISLAGTEASGTGNMKLMINGAITLGTMDGANVEIHEQVGDDNIIIFGMNVDEVNACKAGYRPIEIYNKNQIVKQAIDTIQYGVNGVQFPEIADTLKNTDTYMALKDFDSYQQAQKFASECYADKMKWQRMSLANIAGAGIFSADRSVEEYAKDIWGLTK; encoded by the coding sequence ATGGCAAAGAAAGCTGAGAAGACCATATCAAAGGAAGAGCTGAAAAAGCAGTTCATCGAGATACTGCATAACGATTTTCAGACTATTCCCGATGAAGCGACCGACAAGCAGGTATATGAAGCACTTTCAAAGATAGTTGTCGGCATACTGAAGACCAAGAGAAGACACTTCACAATGGCTACACAGTCTGCGGGCAAGAAGAAGGTATACTATCTTTCAATGGAGTTCCTGATGGGACGTTCGCTGAAAACTTCTCTTTACAATCTTGAAATGAACAATCAGGCAAAAGAGATGCTCAAAGATCTGGGTATCTCCATAAACGGTATATACGAGCAGGAGCCCGATGCAGGTCTTGGCAACGGCGGTCTTGGCAGACTTGCTGCCTGCTATCTGGACGCACTGGCTGCTGACGGCTACCACGCAACAGGTTATTCTATATGCTATGAGTACGGTATCTTCAAGCAGAAGCTGGAAGACGGCTGGCAGACCGAGCTGCCCGATAACTGGCTGCCCGGCGGTTCTGTATGGCTGGTGCCCTCGCCTACAAAGGCTATCGAGGTGCGCTTTGATGGCGAGCTGAAGGAGTACTGGGACAATCAGTACCACTGCGTAACTCACGAGAACTATACTTCCGTTATGGCTGTGCCTTACGACCTGTATGTATCCGGCTACGGCAGCAAGGCTGTATCCAAGCTTAGACTTTGGAAGGCTGAAATGGCTTCATTTGATATGCCTTTCTTCAACAAGGGCGACTATGCTAAGGCACTTAGCAAGAATATCATGTCACAGGCTATTACAAAGGTACTTTACCCCAACGACAACCATGCAGAGGGCAAGAGCCTGAGACTGCGTCAGCAGTACTTCCTGTGTGCGGCTTCCATCGGTGATATCGTACACCAGCATATGTCTGTATACGGCACGCTGGATAATCTGCATGAAAAGGTAGCTATACACATCAACGATACTCACCCCACACTTGCTATCCCGGAACTGATGAGGATACTCCTTGATGACTGCGGTTACAGCTGGGATAAGTCGTGGCATATCGTGCAGAATACCTTTGCATACACAAACCACACAGTTATGCCCGAAGCACTGGAGAAGTGGGACTGCAATCTGCTGAAGAGCGTTTGCCCCAGAATATTCTCCATCATCATCGAGATAAACGAGAGATACTGCCGCGACCTGTGGGAGAGATACCGCGATGAAGGCAAGTGCAGCCATATGTCAATAGTTGAGAACAACAAGGTAAAGATGGCTACACTCTGCGTACACGCATCACACAGTGTTAACGGCGTTGCAAAGATACACTCCGAGATAATCAAGAGAGAGACTTTCAAGGACGAGTATCTTGATACTCCTACAAAGTTCAAGAACGTTACAAACGGTATCGCTTACAGAAGATGGCTGTACCAGTCTAACGAGGGTCTGACCGAACTGCTGAGAGAGAAGATCGGTGACGGATTCCTTAAAAATGCGGCTGAACTCAGCAAGCTGGCTGTATTCAAGAACGATGAAAAAGTTCTGAACAGGCTGGCAGAGATAAAGAAAGAAAACAAGGAGAAATTCGCGAAATACGTTAAGAGCCAGTATGGTGTTATTCTGAACACGGAGTCTATATTCGATGTACAGGTGAAGAGACTCCACGAATACAAGCGTCAGCAGCTGAATGCGCTTAACATCATCGCTCAGTACAACTATCTCAAAGCTAATCCCAATGCTGATTTCGTGCCCAAGACCTACATCTTTGCGGCTAAGGCAGCACCCGGATACTACATGGCTAAGCAGATAATCAAGCTGATATGGAATATTTCACAGGAGCTGAAGAAGAACGACAAGCTGAGAGAAAAGCTGAACGTTATCTTCCTTGAAGACTACAACGTATCCCTCTCCGAGATACTGATGCCCGCGGCTGATATCTCCGAGCAGATATCCCTTGCAGGCACTGAGGCGAGCGGTACCGGCAACATGAAGCTGATGATAAACGGTGCCATCACTCTGGGTACCATGGACGGCGCAAATGTTGAGATACACGAGCAGGTAGGCGATGACAACATCATCATATTTGGTATGAACGTTGACGAAGTAAACGCCTGCAAGGCGGGTTACAGACCTATCGAGATCTACAACAAGAATCAGATAGTAAAGCAGGCGATCGATACTATCCAGTACGGTGTGAACGGAGTTCAGTTCCCCGAGATAGCTGATACCCTGAAAAATACCGATACCTATATGGCGCTGAAAGACTTCGACAGCTATCAGCAGGCACAGAAGTTTGCCAGCGAATGCTACGCTGACAAGATGAAGTGGCAGAGAATGAGCCTTGCAAATATCGCAGGCGCAGGCATTTTCTCCGCTGACCGTTCTGTTGAAGAATACGCAAAGGACATCTGGGGACTGACTAAATAA
- a CDS encoding YdcF family protein — protein MKLSELLNESPCDENIQKLLYDGLDYDGSSADLVMVLGSRKACDYRMPEAVRLYKVGKAPQMLLSGGQVQKTSLGEMAEWDSMKRVALSMGIPESDILIERWSKNTAENFMYSDELLMGYLPEGITIILVTTAYHMRRALCMAHKFMPKYDFIPCPVQKGSATKENWYKTEKGRLTVLDEWRKLSYYIRVGIFEDIEI, from the coding sequence ATGAAACTTTCCGAACTGCTTAATGAAAGTCCCTGTGACGAAAATATACAGAAGCTGTTGTATGATGGTCTTGACTATGACGGGAGTTCTGCTGACCTAGTAATGGTTCTTGGCAGCAGGAAAGCCTGCGATTATCGTATGCCCGAAGCTGTCCGCCTTTATAAAGTGGGGAAAGCACCGCAGATGCTTCTGAGCGGGGGACAGGTGCAGAAAACTTCTCTCGGTGAGATGGCGGAATGGGATAGCATGAAAAGGGTCGCACTTTCTATGGGGATTCCCGAAAGTGATATACTGATAGAAAGGTGGTCAAAGAACACTGCCGAAAATTTCATGTATTCCGACGAACTGCTGATGGGATATCTTCCCGAGGGTATTACGATAATACTTGTTACCACAGCATACCATATGCGCAGGGCGCTTTGTATGGCACACAAGTTCATGCCGAAGTATGATTTTATTCCCTGTCCCGTGCAAAAGGGGTCTGCCACAAAAGAAAATTGGTACAAAACCGAAAAAGGTCGCCTGACGGTACTTGACGAATGGCGAAAATTAAGTTATTATATAAGGGTAGGTATTTTTGAGGATATCGAGATATGA
- a CDS encoding carbohydrate ABC transporter permease, whose amino-acid sequence MAAPIDAVGQMSNSRALLIRRVISYVVLTIFAIISLFPFFILIINMTRESADIQQGFSPLPGTYLIKNFKAVMNKPDWAMLAALRNSFIISASCAFLSSYFSALTAYAIHVYDFRLKKFLFTFILMIMMVPTQVSALGFVQMMNDWELTNNFIPLIIPSIAAPATFFFMKQYMDSALPLEIVEAARIDGCGEFRTFNSLVTPILKPAFAVQGIFIFVSSWNNFFIPALILDRPDLRTLPLVINLIRSADYTKFDMGAVYMAVGISIIPVAIVYLVLSKFIIRGIALGAVKG is encoded by the coding sequence ATGGCAGCACCTATCGATGCAGTAGGACAGATGAGTAACTCTAGGGCACTGCTCATCAGAAGAGTAATTTCATACGTTGTATTGACAATATTTGCTATAATTTCACTGTTCCCGTTCTTCATTCTTATTATCAACATGACTCGTGAATCAGCAGATATTCAGCAGGGATTTTCTCCTCTGCCAGGTACATATTTAATTAAGAACTTCAAGGCTGTAATGAACAAACCTGACTGGGCTATGCTCGCAGCACTGAGAAATTCGTTTATCATATCCGCAAGCTGTGCATTCTTATCTTCATATTTTTCAGCACTCACAGCTTATGCGATCCATGTATATGATTTCAGACTCAAGAAGTTCCTGTTCACATTTATACTTATGATAATGATGGTACCTACACAGGTATCAGCACTTGGTTTTGTTCAGATGATGAATGACTGGGAGCTCACCAATAACTTCATTCCTCTGATCATTCCTTCAATCGCTGCTCCTGCTACTTTCTTCTTTATGAAGCAATACATGGACAGCGCACTGCCCCTTGAAATAGTTGAGGCAGCTCGTATAGACGGTTGTGGTGAGTTCAGAACATTCAACTCACTGGTAACTCCTATTCTGAAGCCTGCATTCGCAGTTCAGGGTATATTCATATTCGTATCCAGCTGGAACAACTTCTTTATTCCTGCTCTGATACTCGATAGGCCAGATCTGAGAACTCTGCCTCTGGTTATCAACCTCATCAGATCGGCTGACTATACCAAGTTTGATATGGGTGCGGTTTACATGGCAGTTGGTATTTCTATCATACCTGTTGCGATCGTATACCTCGTACTTTCCAAGTTCATTATCCGTGGTATCGCACTCGGTGCCGTTAAGGGTTAA
- the mgsA gene encoding methylglyoxal synthase — translation MNIALIAHDTKKELMVQFCIAYCGILSKHRLCATGTTGKIVAEATGLSIQRYMGGSQGGDQQIAARISCNEIDLLLFFRDPISAKPHEPNEMNLLRLCDVHNIPVATNIATAEALIHSLERGDLDWRDIVNPTTAN, via the coding sequence TTGAATATAGCACTTATCGCACATGATACAAAGAAGGAACTTATGGTACAGTTCTGCATAGCGTATTGTGGTATACTGAGCAAGCACAGACTTTGTGCAACAGGCACAACAGGCAAGATAGTTGCTGAGGCAACGGGTCTTTCTATACAGCGCTACATGGGCGGTTCGCAGGGCGGCGATCAGCAGATCGCAGCAAGGATCTCATGTAATGAGATAGATCTTCTGCTGTTTTTCCGCGATCCTATTTCCGCGAAGCCTCATGAGCCCAATGAGATGAATCTGCTGAGACTTTGCGATGTTCACAACATTCCTGTTGCGACCAACATTGCGACTGCGGAAGCACTGATACACTCTCTTGAGAGGGGCGACCTTGACTGGAGAGATATCGTCAATCCGACTACAGCGAACTAG
- a CDS encoding GNAT family N-acetyltransferase, with product MSDYMIRDVREDDAAELSRIYSYYVMNTAVSFEYEAPSEQEFGERIKKITAKYPYLVCEKDGRIAGYVYAGEYSSREAYSWTVAASIYVKNELRRHGIGTMLYAELEKRLMDMGIVNLLAGTAYCENEDEYLTHGSYDFHAARGFHQVARLETVGKKFGRWYDLVWMQKKIGEG from the coding sequence ATGAGCGATTATATGATACGTGACGTGCGGGAAGATGATGCCGCTGAGCTTTCGCGGATATATTCTTACTATGTTATGAATACCGCGGTCTCGTTTGAATATGAAGCGCCGTCGGAACAGGAATTCGGTGAGCGTATAAAGAAGATCACAGCGAAATATCCTTATCTTGTATGCGAAAAAGACGGAAGGATAGCCGGATATGTCTATGCCGGTGAATACAGTTCCAGGGAAGCTTATTCGTGGACTGTTGCTGCGTCGATATACGTGAAAAATGAACTCCGCAGACATGGCATAGGCACTATGCTTTATGCAGAACTGGAAAAGCGTCTGATGGATATGGGTATAGTCAATCTTCTGGCGGGAACCGCATACTGCGAAAACGAGGACGAATATCTTACACACGGGAGCTATGATTTTCATGCCGCGCGAGGTTTTCATCAGGTCGCACGGCTGGAAACTGTCGGAAAAAAATTCGGCAGATGGTATGATCTTGTGTGGATGCAGAAAAAGATAGGTGAAGGCTGA
- a CDS encoding carbohydrate ABC transporter permease produces MKHKSISYAKWGYIFVIPFFAVFIVFNLFPLLSTFKNSLYEYYKSNGVTFGPNWIGLQNYTKLFSTEVNVGKYFMNTFIIWLMGFIPQIFFSLLFASWFTDLRMKLKTGAYKIIFYLPNVIMAAAMGMLFFTMFDQSGPMTMMLKPFTGGVAYKFFENVWSQRTIIALINFMMWYGNTTIMLMAAINGVDPSLYESAQIDGANPSQTFWNITIPLIRPILVYVLITSLIGGLQMYDVPQIITRNGDAVNRTSMTMIMYLQYQMNIGKNYGYAGAISVVLFIVAAALSMLVFYINSDKDERKRKKGVK; encoded by the coding sequence ATGAAACATAAGTCAATCAGCTATGCAAAATGGGGCTACATCTTTGTTATCCCTTTTTTTGCTGTGTTTATTGTTTTTAACCTTTTCCCCCTGCTGTCGACATTCAAGAATTCTTTGTATGAGTACTATAAATCCAACGGTGTAACTTTTGGACCGAACTGGATTGGACTTCAGAATTATACTAAACTGTTTTCGACAGAGGTGAACGTTGGAAAGTATTTCATGAATACTTTCATTATCTGGCTCATGGGCTTTATCCCCCAGATATTCTTCTCTCTCCTGTTCGCTTCATGGTTCACTGACCTGAGAATGAAGCTCAAGACAGGTGCATACAAGATCATATTCTATCTGCCTAACGTTATCATGGCAGCTGCAATGGGTATGCTTTTCTTCACAATGTTTGACCAGAGCGGTCCTATGACTATGATGCTCAAGCCTTTCACAGGCGGCGTAGCTTATAAGTTCTTTGAGAATGTTTGGTCACAGAGAACTATCATCGCACTTATCAACTTCATGATGTGGTACGGTAATACTACTATCATGCTGATGGCTGCGATCAACGGTGTAGACCCTTCACTGTATGAGTCTGCACAGATCGATGGTGCTAACCCGTCACAGACTTTCTGGAATATCACTATTCCTCTTATCAGACCTATCCTTGTTTATGTGCTTATCACATCACTCATCGGTGGTCTCCAGATGTACGACGTTCCTCAGATCATCACCAGAAACGGTGACGCTGTAAACAGAACATCTATGACTATGATCATGTATCTCCAGTATCAGATGAACATAGGTAAAAACTACGGCTATGCCGGTGCAATATCTGTTGTATTGTTTATTGTCGCAGCAGCTCTCTCTATGTTGGTATTCTACATCAATTCTGATAAGGATGAGAGAAAACGTAAGAAGGGAGTGAAGTAA
- a CDS encoding P-loop NTPase translates to MSKIIAVTSGKGGTGKSSISACLGYALAKQGNRTLIIELDFGLRCMDIMLGMQGNITYDLGDVLEGTCDVYKATTTVKLASNLSVLCAPSDPFVQLKAEDIEKITREMRKYFEYIIIDTSAGINGSVFDIVTNSDLILIVTTPDPVCVRDAQMMSDEFYKRGNQKQRLVINKASKRIFEFEDMDDLDAIIDTVGVQLLGVIPEDSAIPLATGKGAPLSSSSMGFVAFSAISRRIKGEHIPIQIKM, encoded by the coding sequence ATGTCTAAAATCATTGCAGTTACGTCAGGTAAGGGTGGAACGGGCAAGTCCTCCATCAGTGCTTGTCTGGGGTATGCATTGGCAAAGCAGGGCAACAGAACTCTGATAATAGAGCTGGACTTCGGTCTGAGATGCATGGACATAATGCTCGGTATGCAGGGCAATATCACCTATGATCTGGGCGATGTGCTGGAGGGCACCTGTGATGTATACAAGGCTACAACAACAGTAAAGCTTGCATCGAACCTGAGCGTACTGTGCGCACCTTCCGATCCTTTTGTACAGCTGAAAGCGGAAGATATAGAGAAGATCACACGTGAGATGAGAAAGTATTTTGAATACATCATCATAGATACCTCGGCAGGTATCAACGGTTCGGTATTTGATATAGTTACCAATTCCGACCTGATACTGATAGTAACAACTCCCGACCCTGTATGCGTAAGAGACGCACAGATGATGTCTGACGAGTTCTACAAGAGAGGAAATCAAAAGCAGAGACTTGTGATAAACAAGGCAAGCAAGAGGATATTCGAGTTTGAGGATATGGACGACCTTGACGCGATAATCGACACAGTAGGCGTACAGCTTCTGGGCGTTATCCCCGAAGATTCCGCTATACCGCTGGCTACCGGCAAGGGTGCTCCGCTTTCGTCGAGCTCCATGGGCTTTGTAGCATTCTCGGCGATATCGAGAAGGATAAAGGGCGAGCATATTCCGATACAGATCAAAATGTAA
- a CDS encoding MBL fold metallo-hydrolase RNA specificity domain-containing protein, translating into MKITFIGANHEVTGSCTYVEVGEKKFLVDFGMEQGTDLYENAKVPCSPSAVDFVLLTHAHIDHSGLLPLLYAGGFSGDIHATKATCNLCSIMLRDSAHIQEFEAEWRSRKGRRKGQDDVEPLYTLADAEGAISKLVPHPYGEIIELCEGVKVRFTDAGHLLGSASIEMWLTEGDETRKIVFSGDIGNLNQPLIRDPQYIDGADYAVMESTYGNRRHEKVTNYVESLAEMIQRTFDRGGNVVIPSFAVGRTQELLYFIRQIKEKGMVKNHANFPVYVDSPLAIEATRVFMENKENCFDAEALEYVEKGINPITFPDLNIAVTSDESRMINFDKTPKIIISASGMCEAGRIKHHLKHNLWHKESLVLFVGYQANNTLGRSLVEGAKTVKLFGEEINVAAEIRVLPGISGHADIDGLDKWIDSMERPKTVFINHGEDAVMEEYKRHLEEKGYNAQTPFSGAECDLITGVFTQAEPIKVVRKTVPSTGYQRLCASLDRLSALVAASKGLNNKDLAKLTDCINNLCAKWED; encoded by the coding sequence ATGAAAATAACATTCATTGGTGCAAATCACGAGGTCACAGGCAGCTGTACCTATGTTGAAGTCGGGGAGAAAAAGTTTCTGGTTGACTTTGGTATGGAGCAGGGCACTGACCTGTATGAAAATGCTAAGGTACCATGCTCGCCCTCGGCTGTTGACTTTGTACTGCTGACCCATGCTCATATAGACCATTCGGGACTTCTTCCGCTGTTATATGCAGGCGGTTTCTCGGGGGATATACACGCGACAAAGGCTACCTGCAATCTCTGCTCGATAATGCTCCGTGATTCGGCGCATATACAGGAATTTGAAGCTGAGTGGCGCAGTCGTAAGGGCAGACGTAAAGGTCAGGATGATGTTGAACCGCTGTATACTCTGGCAGATGCTGAGGGCGCTATATCAAAGTTGGTACCTCACCCTTACGGTGAGATCATAGAGCTCTGCGAGGGCGTAAAGGTAAGGTTCACCGATGCGGGACATCTGTTGGGTTCTGCAAGTATCGAGATGTGGCTGACAGAGGGTGATGAGACACGTAAGATAGTATTCTCGGGCGATATCGGAAACCTTAACCAGCCGCTTATCCGCGATCCCCAGTATATCGACGGTGCTGATTATGCGGTCATGGAATCAACCTACGGCAACCGCAGGCATGAGAAAGTCACAAACTATGTTGAGTCCCTTGCTGAAATGATACAGCGAACATTCGACCGCGGAGGAAATGTGGTGATACCCTCTTTCGCTGTTGGCAGAACTCAGGAACTGCTGTACTTCATCAGGCAGATAAAGGAAAAGGGAATGGTGAAAAATCACGCTAATTTCCCTGTGTATGTGGATTCGCCCCTTGCAATAGAAGCTACAAGGGTCTTCATGGAAAATAAGGAGAACTGCTTTGACGCAGAAGCGTTGGAATATGTTGAAAAAGGCATAAATCCCATCACTTTCCCTGACCTTAACATCGCGGTTACAAGTGATGAATCTAGAATGATAAACTTCGATAAAACACCGAAGATAATCATATCCGCCAGCGGTATGTGCGAGGCGGGACGTATAAAGCATCACCTGAAACACAATCTGTGGCATAAGGAATCTCTGGTGCTTTTCGTGGGATATCAGGCAAACAATACTCTTGGCAGAAGTCTTGTGGAGGGCGCAAAGACAGTTAAGCTTTTCGGTGAAGAGATAAATGTTGCAGCAGAGATAAGGGTGCTGCCGGGTATCAGCGGCCATGCGGATATCGACGGACTGGATAAATGGATAGATTCCATGGAGCGCCCGAAAACCGTGTTTATAAACCACGGCGAAGACGCTGTGATGGAGGAATACAAGCGTCATCTGGAAGAAAAGGGCTATAATGCCCAGACTCCTTTCAGCGGTGCGGAGTGCGACCTTATCACTGGTGTATTCACTCAGGCTGAACCCATAAAGGTAGTCAGAAAAACTGTACCAAGTACGGGTTATCAGCGTCTGTGTGCATCGCTGGACAGACTTTCCGCACTGGTGGCTGCAAGCAAGGGTCTCAACAACAAAGACCTTGCAAAGCTTACGGATTGCATAAACAACCTGTGTGCCAAGTGGGAAGACTGA
- the hisS gene encoding histidine--tRNA ligase produces the protein MAMIQRPKGTADMLPAQAYKWHTIEKLASETAEQYGFREIRVPAFEETGLFLRSVGETTDVVQKEMYTVTATGDSEFTLRPEGTAGVMRAVIENGLLNEAFPQKVYYLINCFRHENVQKGRLREFHQFGCEMVGSADAKADADVISMAKSFMDRIGLRDIELNINSIGCPTCRAKYQQALREYFGARRDELCDTCKERLEKNPMRLLDCKSPICKEIGKNAPLIIDYLCDECADHFEKLKKYLGLMGIDFVVNPRIVRGLDYYTRTVFEFISKDIGAQGTVCGGGRYDGLIEELSGKAVPALGFAMGIERLILTMEAQKCDFMEEKTCDLYIASMGDDAADKAMELAMELRDEGYFVEYDLMGRGIKPQMKYAGKIGAKFVLVIGSSELETGCAKLKNMASGEQADIKLDDTFIDNFSNALMAEMFKDIDGEMAALLGKE, from the coding sequence ATGGCAATGATACAGAGACCCAAGGGCACAGCAGATATGCTGCCCGCACAGGCATATAAATGGCACACTATTGAGAAGCTTGCATCGGAGACTGCCGAGCAGTACGGTTTCAGGGAGATAAGAGTTCCCGCTTTTGAGGAGACAGGACTTTTCCTGCGTTCCGTGGGCGAAACTACCGATGTGGTACAGAAGGAGATGTACACCGTTACCGCTACCGGTGACAGCGAGTTCACACTTCGTCCCGAGGGTACTGCGGGCGTTATGAGAGCGGTTATCGAGAACGGACTTCTCAATGAGGCTTTCCCTCAGAAAGTTTATTATCTTATCAACTGTTTCAGACACGAGAACGTTCAGAAGGGCAGACTGCGTGAGTTCCACCAGTTCGGCTGTGAGATGGTAGGTTCGGCTGACGCTAAGGCAGATGCTGACGTTATCTCAATGGCTAAGAGCTTTATGGACAGGATAGGTCTGAGAGATATAGAGCTGAATATCAACTCCATCGGCTGTCCTACCTGCCGTGCTAAGTATCAGCAGGCGCTGAGAGAGTATTTCGGCGCAAGGAGAGACGAACTCTGCGATACCTGCAAGGAAAGACTTGAAAAGAACCCAATGAGACTTCTGGACTGCAAGTCGCCCATATGCAAGGAGATCGGCAAGAATGCTCCGCTGATAATAGACTATCTCTGCGATGAATGTGCTGACCACTTTGAGAAGCTGAAAAAGTACCTCGGTCTTATGGGCATAGATTTCGTAGTAAATCCTCGCATCGTAAGAGGTCTTGACTACTACACAAGAACTGTATTCGAGTTCATATCCAAAGATATCGGCGCACAGGGCACCGTATGCGGCGGCGGACGTTATGACGGTCTTATTGAGGAACTCAGCGGCAAGGCTGTTCCTGCGCTGGGCTTCGCTATGGGCATCGAGAGACTGATACTGACTATGGAAGCACAGAAATGCGATTTCATGGAGGAGAAGACCTGCGACCTGTATATAGCATCTATGGGTGACGACGCGGCAGACAAGGCTATGGAGCTGGCTATGGAGCTGAGAGATGAGGGATACTTTGTTGAGTACGACCTCATGGGCAGGGGCATAAAGCCTCAGATGAAGTACGCAGGCAAGATCGGTGCGAAATTCGTACTGGTAATAGGTTCAAGTGAGCTGGAAACAGGCTGTGCAAAGCTGAAGAACATGGCAAGCGGCGAACAGGCTGATATCAAGCTGGATGACACCTTTATCGATAATTTCTCCAATGCGCTGATGGCTGAGATGTTCAAGGATATCGACGGCGAGATGGCAGCGCTGCTGGGAAAGGAGTAA
- a CDS encoding pseudouridine synthase — protein sequence MGEIMRLDKLVASQFADVSRADVKKLCLKKKISVNGKLVARSDIKVSTDDEIIIDGKKLTYKKYIYIMLNKPAGVVCSTREGASMTVLDLVPDELRRDGLFPAGRLDKDTEGFVLITDDGELSHRMLSPKTHVPKTYFVRLEKPWEESYKDIMAEGMTIDGLREGDPEEKCLPAQFLASDENVCECTLILHEGKFHQVKRMFEKVGNKVVYLKRVAIGEMPLDRGLELGQCLEIMHKDVEKLLTRK from the coding sequence ATGGGCGAGATAATGCGACTTGACAAGCTGGTGGCTTCCCAGTTTGCTGATGTTTCAAGAGCGGATGTGAAAAAGCTCTGCCTGAAAAAGAAGATATCAGTGAACGGCAAGCTTGTGGCAAGGTCTGATATAAAGGTCAGTACGGACGACGAGATAATCATTGACGGAAAAAAGCTGACATATAAAAAGTATATCTACATAATGCTGAACAAGCCCGCAGGAGTGGTTTGTTCGACCCGGGAGGGTGCCAGCATGACTGTCCTTGACCTTGTGCCCGATGAACTACGCAGGGACGGCCTTTTTCCTGCGGGAAGGCTCGACAAGGATACCGAGGGTTTTGTTCTGATAACCGATGACGGCGAGCTCAGCCACAGAATGCTGTCCCCGAAGACCCATGTCCCGAAAACTTACTTTGTCAGGCTGGAAAAACCGTGGGAGGAGAGCTATAAGGATATCATGGCAGAGGGCATGACGATAGACGGTCTGCGGGAGGGCGACCCCGAAGAGAAGTGTTTGCCGGCGCAATTTTTGGCATCTGACGAAAACGTTTGCGAATGTACCCTTATACTGCATGAAGGCAAGTTTCATCAAGTCAAACGTATGTTTGAAAAAGTGGGCAACAAGGTGGTCTATCTGAAGAGAGTAGCGATAGGTGAAATGCCGTTGGATAGGGGTTTAGAGCTTGGTCAGTGTTTGGAAATTATGCACAAAGATGTTGAAAAATTATTGACGCGGAAATAG
- a CDS encoding DUF4830 domain-containing protein, with protein sequence MFIHTVKIKRPKVWLTVILGIAAAVLALLLFFGLKGRSNIRELDSETKRQHFLHEMGWEVPEKFDEVKTVLIPEDWSDVYKNYNDLQKQQGFDLTAYKGMQVQVYTYKVLNYPDHEKEDCIFCHLMISDGLLIGGDVSSTASDGFMQGLLNS encoded by the coding sequence ATGTTTATACACACAGTAAAAATCAAACGACCAAAAGTCTGGCTGACGGTGATACTTGGTATAGCCGCGGCGGTTCTGGCACTGCTTTTGTTTTTCGGGCTGAAAGGACGAAGCAATATCCGCGAGCTTGACAGCGAAACAAAGCGTCAGCATTTCCTGCACGAAATGGGCTGGGAAGTACCCGAAAAATTCGACGAAGTCAAGACCGTGCTCATCCCCGAGGATTGGAGCGACGTCTACAAAAACTACAATGATCTCCAGAAACAGCAGGGCTTCGACCTCACTGCCTACAAGGGTATGCAGGTGCAGGTCTACACCTACAAAGTCCTGAACTACCCCGACCACGAAAAAGAGGACTGCATATTCTGCCATCTCATGATCAGCGACGGTCTGCTTATCGGCGGCGATGTAAGCTCCACTGCCTCCGACGGCTTCATGCAAGGGCTTCTTAATTCATAA